A region of Anolis carolinensis isolate JA03-04 unplaced genomic scaffold, rAnoCar3.1.pri scaffold_7, whole genome shotgun sequence DNA encodes the following proteins:
- the LOC107983849 gene encoding zinc finger protein 420-like produces MKEKAYKCLECGKSFTQRGHLWQHDKIHTGKKPYKCLECGQSFTRSGSLRTHQRTHTGEKPYTCLECGRSFSHSSGLCRHQKTHTGERPYECLECGQSFTRSDILHSHQRIHTGEKPYTCPECGQNFTKNSDLYSHQKTHTGEKPYTCLECGRSFRHSSNLYSHQRTHTGEKPYECLECGQSFTQSGHLRVHQRTHTGEKPYTCLECGQKFTESSAIRSHQRTHTGEKPYKCLECGKSFTTNSGLRSHQRTHTGEKPYKCLECGQSFTQIETLRSHQRTHTGEKPYECLECGQSFTQSGHLRIHQRTHTGEKPYKCLECGKSFTTNSGLHSHQRTHTGEKPYKCLECGQSFAHNQRLRSHQRTHSGEKPYECHECGQSYSRIESLRSHQSTHTGKKPYKCLECGKSFAQSSHLRSHQRTHTGEKPYKCLECGKSFAHSSRLRSHQRTHTGEKPYKCLECEQSFTRLESLHSHQRTHTGEKPYERLEQGSPN; encoded by the coding sequence ATGAAGGAGAAAgcgtataaatgcctggagtgtggaaagagtttcacgcAGAGGGGTCATCTGTGGCAACATGACAAGATTCACACTGGgaagaagccctataaatgcctggagtgtggacagagtttcactcggagtggaagtctacgtacacatcaaaggactcacactggggaaaaaccctacacatgcctggagtgtggaagaaGCTTCAGTCATAGTTCAGGTCTGTGTAgacatcaaaagactcacactggggagagaccttatgaatgcctggagtgtgggcagagcttcactcggagtgacattctacattcacatcaaaggattcacactggggagaaaccttatacatgccCCGAATGCGGTCAGAACTTCACTAAGAATTCGGATCTATATAGTCATCAgaagactcacactggggagaaaccctacacatgcctggagtgtggaagaaGCTTCCGTCATAGTTCAAATCtgtattcacatcaaaggactcacactggggagaagccctatgaatgcctggagtgtggacagagcttcactcagagtggacatctacgtgtacatcaaaggactcacactggggagaaaccttatacatgcctggagtgtggacagaagtTCACTGAGAGTTCAGCtatacgttcacatcaaaggactcacactggggagaaaccctacaaatgcctggagtgtggaaaaagcttcactACcaattcaggtctacgttcacatcagaggactcacactggggagaaaccctataaatgcctggagtgtggacaaagcttcactcAGATTGAaactctacgttcacatcaaaggactcacactggggagaagccctatgaatgcctggagtgtggacagagcttcactcagagtggacatctacgtatacatcaaaggactcacactggggagaaaccctacaaatgcctggagtgtggaaaaagcttcactACCAATTcaggtctacattcacatcagaggactcacactggggagaaaccctataaatgcctggagtgcggacaAAGCTTCGCTCATAATCAgcgtctacgttcacatcagaggactcacagtggggagaaaccttatgaaTGCCATGAATGTGGACAGAGCTACTCTCGGATTgaaagtctacgttcacatcaaagcactcacactgggaagaaaccctataaatgcctggagtgtggaaaaagcttcGCTCAGAGTtcacatctacgttcacatcaaaggactcacactggggagaaaccctacaaatgcctggagtgtggaaaaagcttcGCTCATAGTTcacgtctacgttcacatcaaaggactcacactggggagaaaccttataaatgcctggagtgtgaacagagcttcactcggCTTGaaagtctacattcacatcagaggactcacactggggagaaaccctatgaacgcctggagcaggggtccccaaactaa